A stretch of DNA from Kwoniella mangroviensis CBS 8507 chromosome 1 map unlocalized Ctg01, whole genome shotgun sequence:
CGGAAATCGGTCTTTCCAGAGATCCTAAATTGGAAATCAgctgcatcagcatcatcattcaaactTATTTAAAGGACAAGTCAAAATCGGTCGAAATTTCCTTCCCACTTTCTTGTTTTCATTGTCAAGCCATACGAATCCAATCCAATTATTCAGCTTCCTCTATTGAacattgtatatacattACTGGTGAAGAACACCATATCATGTCGactcaagatcatcttgacgCCCCGCCCAAGAAGGTGGACGAGTGGCACGAAAACGATGAAATCCTAGATCAAGATGCTGTGGCTCTTGCCGCTACCTACACTCCAGGGTCCGATGCTGAAAAAGCACTTGTTCGAAAGATCGATAAACGAATCATCCCATGTATCTGGATTCTTTATACTCTTTCTTACTTGGACAGAGCCAACATCGGGTGAGTACAGCTCCCTCAGATTCTCGACAGGAGTTTTCCTGTTTGCTAAATTTGATTTTGTCCAATAGTAACGCCAAGACTGGTGGTCTTGAATCACACTTCAAATTGACTTCTTCACAATATTCAATTGTTCTCTTGgtattcttcatctcctacGTGGTCTTTGAAGTTCCCTCCAACTTGTTGATCGCTCGGCTCCGACCTTCGCTTTACTTGAGTGGTCTCTGTATTGTCTGGGGTGGTGTCGCCGCTTGTATGGGTGCTACACACAATTACCAACAACTAGCCGGTGTCCGATTCACCCTTGGTGTTCTCGAAGCTGGTTTTGCACCCGGTGTGGCATTCTACCTTTCCTCTTGGTACAAGCGATACGAACTTGCCAGTCGATTCTCAATCTATTACACTGCTACTGCCGTCTCCGGTGCTTTCTCTGGTCTTTTGGCTGGTGTCATCACTCAACACCTAGACGGGGCTCGGGGAATCGAAGGTTGGAGATGGTTGTTCATCGTGAGTCTGGCCGTCTAGCTACTTGGTGTGTTTGACCCTCGCTGATAGTCATGGGGATAATAGATCGAAGGTGTCGGATCATCGTTCGTCGGTTGTTTCACCTGGTACTTCATGCCTGACTGGCCATCTACCACCAAATTCCTGTCAGGTGAAGAACGAGTCCTTGCTGCTCAACGACTCGCTTTCGATGGTCTGGCCAACACCGGTGGCGCTCAGGGTCATATCGGTCACTGGCAAGCTATCAAGATGTGCGTTACCGATTGGAGAACTTGGATGTTTGTCTTCCTCTATATGCTCTGTACCGGTGCCCAGACGATTCAATATTTCGTACCCACTCTCATCGGCGCTATCGGCTGGACAGGCTATACTGGACAATACCACACTATCCCTCTCTACGCTGCTGCTTTtgtcttcatcctcaccttctGTTTCACCGCCGATCGACTTCAGAGGAAGCCCGAAGCGATTCTGCTGGCCTCCTCAATGGGTGTAgttttcttcatcattgtcgTCGCTACCACCAAACACATGGTTCAATATGTGTTCCTGATCCTTGCTTTTGGATGTGTCTACGCTCTCCCACCTCTTGTAAGTCTGAACAGCCCCTAATCCTCGAGAATCGATTTTTTTTGCTTTTTTTTTGCTgaccttttccttcttccagatCCTCACCTGGGTACCCAATATCATCGGACATCCAGCAGAAAAAAGAGCCGTTAGCATAGCTCTTGTGAACGCTCTCGGCAATAGTGCGTCGATTTACGGTGTTTTCTTATGGCCCAAGACGGACGCTCCCCGATATATCCCTGGTTTTTCGGCCACGACCGTTTTCATGGGTTTAATCACGATTGGAACCATTCTCATGAAATTTTTGCTCGCGAAATACCCCGCTGAGCAGCTCGATTCAGAAAAGATGGTCctggatgagattgagaaacAACGAGCTCAAGGTAGATTACCTCCGGCCCAGGCATAGACggggaagggagaaggaaggggCGGAAGATCATTTTCGGCGGTGACGCCCAAGGTGCCACATGCGGCTCTGCTTGGTTACCATTAGGATataagatatatatgtagtATGATCCTTTGGTTTGGGGACTCCGTTCATGTACAATGTATAGTCTGATGCAGTCTTATGTTTGACACGTTGACCGACTACTTGGAAAGTGAAATTTGTATTGATTATTTTCTAGCCCCGCGGCTGAACTCAACACTGCCACACTTCCCTCATATACCTTGGacattctcctcctttccacACACGACTCGCTCGAAAGTCACCAGTAGCATAGAATGGGGCTGATCGTGAAGACGAGGCACAAGATATATGCCTGCCATAACAATTGGAGCGCTTGATGCGTACAACTGAGTCGATGATCacatctctctttccaaaaCTATGCAGGTGGTGCCGTACTGAGATAACGACCAATACCCTGACGTCGCCTCTGGTGAGTTCGATTATGATCTCTGAACTTTTCCCCTTCTTTGGGACTTTCACCTTCACAAAATTTTGACTTAAGTGACTGTCCAGACCAGAACCGAGTATTGAGAAAAAGGTTATGCAGCAGATCGTCGGGCAGGTCGTACTGCGTAAGGAGGATGGTTGTAACATCATATCAAACAAGGTGGTTCAGCTCCAACACGATGTATACGCGGGAAAACGCTAGGACATGGGGGGGAAAAATGATGCAACTATGAGAAAGCTGCAACATCGTCGCATGTCCTTCCCGAGAACATGCAGGAAGTGCCACACTCAGCTCATGACCATAAATCCCGGAGCTCGCCGCCATTCTGACCATCATGGCCAATTCACCTCACTTTGCAATGCTCGGATTCAACCCAATCAGCAAGACAAGTTGTCATATACATCTGTACTCAATTTCAcagctcaatcatcatcgtataaACCCACAATGTCCGGCAGAGACGCTCGTGACCGAGCACCGAGAGTGAAGAACAGAGCTCCAGCGGCAgttcaagtgagttgatcttaTTCAGTTCCTGATAGCGTTGTGTACTGACATGAGGCGTTAGATCACCGCCGAGCAACTTTTGCGAGAAGCCCAAGAGAGACAAGAACCTTCCATCCAAGCGCCAAAGCAGAGGGTTCAGGATTTAGAGGAACTCTCAGAGTTCcaaggaaggaaaagaaacgaATTTGAAGGGAGGATCAGATATTCCAGAGATAGTATAAGAGGTATGtcgatcctcctcattcGGAAAGAGCTTTGTGCTGAGTTCGCTTATAGCTTGGATCAAATATGCTCAATGGGAATCGAGTCAGAATGAATTCGAAAGGGCTAGATCGGTATTTGAGCGTGCTTTGGATGTTGATCCTAGGTCTACTGAGTTATGGGTGTGCTCTACTCTTTTCCGTGGAAGATTTTTGCTAACGATTATGTGTAGCTCAAATACACTGATATGGAATTGAAAGCACGTAATATCAATCACGCACGAAACTTGTACGACAGAGCTGTCACACTGTTACCCCGAGTCGACGCGTTATGGTACAAATACGTCTATCTCGAAGAATTACTGCTCAACGTCCCCGGTGCTAGACAAATATTCGAACGATGGATGCAGTGGGAACCGAATGACAAGGCTTGGCAGAGTTACATCAAGTtagaagaaaggtataaCGAGCTAGATAGAGCTTCGGCAATTTATGAGAGATGGATTGGGGTTAGACCGATACCGAAGAATTGGGTGATATGGGCCAAatttgaggaagatagagGTCAACCTGATAAAGCTAGAGAAGTATTCCAAACGGCTTTAGAGTTCtttggagatgaagaggaacaggTGGAGAAAGCGCAACAGGTGTTTGCGGCTTTTGCAAGGATGGAGACTAGGTTGAAGGAGTATGAGAGGGCAAGAGTGATTTACAAGGTAAGTCCAATTCAATCCAGTAGTTTATCGCTAACACCCGTTTAGTTCGCCCTGGCACGACTTCCCCGATCAAAATCTGCAAGCTTGTACGCGGCGTACACCAAGTTTGAGAAACAACATGGTGATCGTGCTAAAGTAGAACTGACTGTTCTTGGGAAACGTCGTATACAGTATGAGGAGGAACTTGCATACGATGGAACGAATTACGATGCCTGGTTCTCATTGGCTAGgctggaagaagatgcatATCGAGCGgataaggaagatggagaggatgtgGAGCCTACTAGAGTACGAGAGGTGTATGAGAGGGCGGTAGCGAATGTACCGCCTGCTCTGGAGAAGCGATATTGGCGAAGGTATATCTATCGTGAGTGAACCCCTTGCGCCTGATCGATCACCTGCTAATTTGTCACAGTATGGTTGCAATATGCCGCTTTCGAGGAAATTGACACGAAGGACTTTGGTCGAGCTAGAGATGTATACAAAGCCGCGATCAAGCTAGTACCACATAAAACGTTTACGTttgccaaggtgagttgtctctCCTCTGCAGTCGACTAGGTGCTGACTCCTCGTAGCTATGGCTTGCATACGCCTACTTCGAGACTCGACAATTAGACGTCACAGCTGCCCGAAAAGTACTAGGTGCTGGTATAGGGATGTGcccaaagccaaagctttTCTCAGGATATATTGAGCTggaaatgagattgagagagtTCGATCGTGTGCGAACGCTCTACGAGAAGTTCCTTACTGTAAGTTTGAAAATGCATATACCGGACACACGCGTACTGACAAGCCTACAGTACGACCCGTCTCTCAGTTCCGCCTGGATCCAGTGGACTCAAGTCGAATCCGCCGTGGAAGACTTCGAGCGAGTTCGAGCTATCTTCGAACTTGCCGTACAGCAAGCTTTGGATATGCCCGAGATTGTGTGGAAAGCATACATCGACTTCGAGtctggagaaggagaaagagaacgtGCCAGGTCATTGTACGAGAGATTGCTCGAACGTACCTCGCATGTCAAGGTGTACATCTCGTACGCGCTCATGGAAGTATCTGTACTTGGtggtggagaggatgaagatgggaatgagattgaGGGTGAAGCTGGTGATCCTGAATTAGCAAGAGCTGTCTTTGCAAGAGGATACAAGGATCTCAGAGcgaagggagagaaggaggatgtaAGTGAAGCTTTGTCAGCTGACAAGGTGTTGTATGCTGATATTACCACGTAGCGTGCACTTTTGTTGGAATCGTGGAAATCGTTCGAGGAACAACATGGTTCTCCCGAAGATCTGGcaaaggtggaagagatgatgcCTACTACTcgaaagagatggagaaaggcGGAAGATGGCAGCGATACGCTCGAAGAATGTAAGTGATCTCAAGCCCTTTGAGAGATATCTAATGCTGACTTTATTGATTGCAGACTGGGATCTTATCTTCCCCGACGACGAGAGAGATGCCAACCCTACATCTTTCAGATTCTTCCAAGCTGCTCAACAGTGGGCTGCTCAACGTGGTGGAGAcgagggagaaggtggtcTATCGTACGACTTACCTTCAGATtccgatgaggaagaagatgaagatgaaggggagAAAGATGCAGAGGCAATGGATGAGGACGATTAGAAGTTTGTACGTCAGTATCACGAGTATGTATCGGAATAACATGAAATGAGTTGGTGCGATCGCCATTCTTTGGTGGCTCCTACTCGTGAACGAGTGCTTGATCATGATGTTATCATGGATGAATTTGGAATAATCAGCTACGGCCACTGAATCTAGAAAACACCACATCCCGTCAGATCTGTGAAGTTAAGTTGGATATCGCCTGATCAGTACCAAGATCGGGGACGACTTGGGAATCTCaggtgctgtagtttttggCTCGGCAACGATTCATACGACCAATGCTCCCTCATTCTTGACAGATCTGAACCATCTCTACGAGGAAGTTGATGTCTACGGCCATCGAACGTGGAAAGTACCGTATCCCGTCAGCTTTGCGAAGTGAAGCCACGTATCGCTCGATTAGTACCAAGGTTGGGGACAACTTGGGAATACCGAGTGCTGCTGTAGTTTCGTTTCTTTTTGTATACATAAAATTGACAAATCCATACATACACGTAACACATATAATTTGTACACGCGATAAAGAATTTTATTCAGTCTGTAGTTTTATCGGTCTCACTATCTATCACATTGCACATGCAAAATAACTAATTAGAtagagatcatcgatggaCTTTGTCACGCTACCGAGGTAGGTACAATATGTGGCGATGGGATGGCTTCACTTACTAAGATCGTTCAATAGTTTCTCGAACTCCGTACCAATCGCTTTATAGTCAATCCTGGGTTTCGCACTTCCCAAGACATTCTCTCTGGCCCTTAGCCAAAGGAAAATATGATCTGTTGACATAGATCGGATATGCTTTAAAGACCAAGAAGCAAGATTCAGAGTGTTCTCGCctttgatatgatatttaACTAGAGCTTCTCGTCTTCTGAGATTGTCCTACAGGACACTAAGTCAGCATGGCGACGGTGGATTGTACAGTTGTAACTAACCGTTGAGGCTTGCCACGTCGAAGCGGTATTGTTCTTCAAAGCTGCAATAACCAGCTCATGTCGATTCAACTGCGATCCAAGTAGCAAATATCGATGGGTCAAATATTCGCTGGTCATTGCCCAAAGAGTAAAACAAGTACAGAGATGTTCCCTGGCGATGATAATATCATATTTATCGACAAGTTTGACAAGCGGTTCATATTTATTGTGCAATTCCAGCCAATCCGAAGGTGGGTCCAACTTGATGCCATAGATGATTCGCAATAACACTGAGATGATCTTACCGTTTTCGAGAGTATCATCGGTAAGTTGTATTCTACCTTTGCCTGTACTTGTATTGTCTTGATCTCCTGCTTCAAACATGCCTTGAAATACAGGACTGACAATCGGAAACAATCCGAGGTCTGTTTAGTGAGTCACAGTATGACATTCACATTACACGAgtagagatggagatgaaaatTTAGAAATTCGGGAATCTGGAAATTGCTTGGGCAGAGATGCAAAGGTGCAATGTAACGTGTGATTCTATCTCACCTGAATGACTGCAGCTTACATTTGTGGATCTTGAACTGGACACCATCTGAAGAGATCAGGGTCAGATCGGAATCGTTGAATTGAAACAGTTTGTTGTACTCGTTGATAACAAGCTGTTTTTCTACCTCTTGGATTGCAGACATCGTTTTCTTCGTATGTAGTAAGTAAAGCACTTTTGGGGAGAACatttgagatgatgataaggcTTTACAGTAGCTATCGTATTTAGTATGAGGAAACTTTAGGTTCGTAAAAGAAATTCATTCGGATGGTATGGATATTACGACTACATCAGCGTAAGTCGAGCTAACATCATCCTACTTTCAACGTTTAAAGCTGGACAATAGATACAAAATCTCACACATATTAAGAAGTACAGTACAAGCACGCAATATACACCTACGCTCTCCACACTTGGAAATAACCCGGTATCCAACTCTTTGACCACCTACTTAGTTGAGTGTCTTCAACAaaattcccatttccatctATCTCCTCTGTTAATGTCCTGTGCACTTCATATACTCTATTTCCCGACCCTACCTGCTGAAGGCCTTTCAGTCTCTCAGCAATTACCTTCAAATCGTCGGAATTAGGTCCCCATCTCTCTGGACCATTCACGTGAAGTATTTCCAGACCTTGTCCATTCTCTATCAATCCCTGTGAATCAATGATGGTCGTCTTCGAATTGACCGATATATACAATTCCTCTAGTGATTTGTACTCTTCCAAGATGAATTCAAATGTATCGGTGGCAATGActgaattgatcaatgataatTTACGTATTTTCTCGGGATGTTGAATCTGTTCGTGAAATTGCTGATATGCTCCCAGAGGTAAGAACAGCTGTGAGGCGGAAAGAGTGAAATGTAATGATTCTAGAGAAGGGCAAGAGGGAAGTATAGGTAATTCAaagaatgagatggtatggCCCATTTCTTtatgatcttgatgaggGACGGTTATCGATAATGAGAGTGTTCTCAGTCTCGGTAAGCTGGGTGAGTTTGATAGATCCATCAAACCCTGTTACGACGATAAGGCTTTCGACGTGAGCTAGTATCCCTCAAATACCTGACGGGTTGGTGAGCTTACAGAATGAGTTAATGCATCCAGCGACAAttcttccacttcgtcaCCTGCCGTCTGTAGTATACTGAAGACCCCATCTGTGGTCACTCTTGTGCATCCCCAAAGAGTCAATCTCTTCAGCTTATTAAGATCTGAAGCGATGGTTTTCAGTATAGCATCGTCGATCAAGCTTGAGCTCTGCATGGGTCGCGATAGTCAGTCAGAAACACCGAATGACCAACATGAGAACTACTGACCTGACATATTATACCTAAGCCTCTCAAGCCTCCTATAGGTCTAGCTGCAAGGGATCTGACGACATCGACCAATTTCGATTTGAGGTTTGGATCAGGCATCATGATTCTCAGATCTTCCAGTGCAGGCATTGTACCCAATAAAGTCGGGTCGTAATATCTATACGAGTGACCTGAAATTTCCAGGGAGCGTAGATGGGAGAGATCGGCTATGCGTTCGAACAATGACGGGTTGATGGACCGATCTCGCTGCGATGTGTCATCGCCAGATTCAGCGGAATCATCAGAAGTCATGGACGAGGGATACGTACAGTCCAGACCAGCGACTCTAGATTGTCCATCTCTCCCATCGCTTTCtgtacttgatcatccatttccGATCTCTCTTCACCCCTCGCCGCAAGTGGGAAAAACCGGACGTCTGGGCGTCgacattatcagctttccTGTTTCAACGACATGGCCACCATAACTCACCTAGGCGGTTCACCATCCTACATAACTCAGGATGTTTATGTAACGTATCAAATAGCAGTACGAGCTATTGATACTATCAGTTGTATGCGGATGCCTAGATCTGCCCGACTGACATACCTTGAAATGACAACCGT
This window harbors:
- a CDS encoding pre-mRNA-splicing factor CLF1 encodes the protein MSGRDARDRAPRVKNRAPAAVQITAEQLLREAQERQEPSIQAPKQRVQDLEELSEFQGRKRNEFEGRIRYSRDSIRAWIKYAQWESSQNEFERARSVFERALDVDPRSTELWLKYTDMELKARNINHARNLYDRAVTLLPRVDALWYKYVYLEELLLNVPGARQIFERWMQWEPNDKAWQSYIKLEERYNELDRASAIYERWIGVRPIPKNWVIWAKFEEDRGQPDKAREVFQTALEFFGDEEEQVEKAQQVFAAFARMETRLKEYERARVIYKFALARLPRSKSASLYAAYTKFEKQHGDRAKVELTVLGKRRIQYEEELAYDGTNYDAWFSLARLEEDAYRADKEDGEDVEPTRVREVYERAVANVPPALEKRYWRRYIYLWLQYAAFEEIDTKDFGRARDVYKAAIKLVPHKTFTFAKLWLAYAYFETRQLDVTAARKVLGAGIGMCPKPKLFSGYIELEMRLREFDRVRTLYEKFLTYDPSLSSAWIQWTQVESAVEDFERVRAIFELAVQQALDMPEIVWKAYIDFESGEGERERARSLYERLLERTSHVKVYISYALMEVSVLGGGEDEDGNEIEGEAGDPELARAVFARGYKDLRAKGEKEDRALLLESWKSFEEQHGSPEDLAKVEEMMPTTRKRWRKAEDGSDTLEEYWDLIFPDDERDANPTSFRFFQAAQQWAAQRGGDEGEGGLSYDLPSDSDEEEDEDEGEKDAEAMDEDD